Proteins encoded together in one Telopea speciosissima isolate NSW1024214 ecotype Mountain lineage chromosome 4, Tspe_v1, whole genome shotgun sequence window:
- the LOC122657478 gene encoding uncharacterized protein At5g19025-like: MLYPLSSVSAMPTFSSSCSSPSQKSNKRNSSSTNPNSSTSNTLLCKHSPSATLDILILILVLFSCTFLVTSYFSYIFRSLSQILPSLLVFHSAAFRESPFPYILGFLVFFTVAVVSVEICCSYRSRKCENPGCKGMKNAMEFDLQLQTEDCLKSSSKEIDNLPCKGGSETNPDYDCLRSELRKMAPPNGRAVLLFRARCGCPIAKLEAWGPKRGRRHKKAGVNLAIDGGGEQR, encoded by the coding sequence ATGCTCTACCCTCTCTCTTCCGTTTCCGCCATGCccaccttttcttcttcttgttcctcgCCTTCTCAGAAATCCAACAAGAGAAATTCTTCCTCCACTAATCCCAATAGCTCCACTTCTAATACCCTCCTTTGTAAGCATTCCCCTTCTGCAACCCTAGATATCCTTATTCTCATCCTCGTTCTCTTCTCCTGCACATTCCTTGTAACGTCATACTTCTCTTACATCTTCCGGTCCCTCTCCCAAATCCTTCCTTCTCTGCTCGTCTTTCACTCCGCTGCCTTTCGGGAGTCCCCTTTCCCCTACATTCTAGGGTTTCTTGTGTTCTTCACTGTCGCTGTTGTTTCCGTCGAGATCTGTTGCAGTTACAGGTCTAGAAAATGCGAGAATCCTGGTTGCAAAGGTATGAAGAATGCCATGGAGTTCGACCTTCAGTTGCAGACAGAGGATTGCTTGAAATCTTCCTCCAAGGAGATCGATAACCTACCCTGTAAAGGTGGGTCCGAGACGAATCCCGATTATGATTGTCTGAGGTCTGAGCTCAGAAAGATGGCACCCCCCAACGGACGGGCAGTGCTTCTGTTTCGAGCGAGGTGCGGCTGCCCCATCGCTAAGCTGGAGGCTTGGGGTCCCAAGCGTGGTCGGAGGCACAAGAA